The following proteins are co-located in the Bacteroidales bacterium genome:
- a CDS encoding T9SS type A sorting domain-containing protein has protein sequence VYSEVVSMSGSHYSQTLDLNHLDNGMYILSIESPDINVFRKLIIRK, from the coding sequence GTTTACAGCGAAGTTGTAAGCATGAGCGGCAGCCATTACAGCCAGACACTTGACTTAAACCACCTGGACAATGGCATGTACATCCTCTCCATTGAAAGCCCCGATATCAATGTGTTCAGAAAATTGATTATCAGGAAATAA